The following proteins are co-located in the Paenibacillus sp. JNUCC32 genome:
- a CDS encoding extracellular solute-binding protein, giving the protein MRKTRKSLLLMISLLLVLVTALAGCGKSADPAPPPPAANNDGEKKTDPPAEGNGDGKWVLGEKPLEFTAYAHYENSDFPKWESTPIGKYLSEEKQVKINMIAAAGAHTQKLSAMMASDDLPDMIWTDRNHPDMERLRKEGKLVAYDDYLDKYPNLKTWMGDLNMLRSDDGKLYMFPNWYSSNPYGNAGYVVNKKIYKELGEPPLETTDDLYNYLVKVKEKYGSEIVPFEPHRAQERQGLGVLYTAFGEGASYTNLNASLLAVPKDGKLTPLLTDPVFREAQKYIAKLYREKLISQDAFSQTEDQILEKVMTGRVAVFAGASPTTMAGEAQPELTKNDPDSGYFMIWPIHKPGLDKNKIYPGTYTSFGWNAAYITTAAEDPEAIFAFLDWYTGPEGMNIQYFGPEGKNWDGFDEEGKPNFTENYDPAEVAEIQSKNEPVMFVGNTSYIDPAKYKYMEKLPFEEQDWRTRYQQTITWPTQLNVTEFANLNPAPDSDEGIIKTSVDELFLEIYAKSVMAKSDEEVDKVLDQGHKDLMDLGYDQLLEWRTAKWQENVAKLNGN; this is encoded by the coding sequence ATGAGAAAGACAAGAAAGTCGTTGCTGTTGATGATATCTTTGCTTTTGGTACTGGTCACAGCTCTAGCAGGATGCGGAAAATCGGCAGATCCAGCCCCACCACCACCGGCAGCGAACAATGACGGCGAGAAGAAAACCGATCCGCCTGCAGAGGGGAATGGTGATGGCAAATGGGTACTCGGGGAGAAACCGCTGGAATTTACGGCGTATGCTCACTATGAGAACTCGGACTTCCCTAAATGGGAAAGTACGCCTATCGGTAAATATTTGAGCGAAGAGAAGCAAGTGAAAATCAATATGATTGCCGCTGCTGGAGCACATACCCAAAAGCTGAGCGCGATGATGGCTTCGGATGATCTTCCGGATATGATCTGGACAGATCGTAACCATCCGGACATGGAGAGACTCCGTAAAGAGGGGAAATTGGTAGCTTATGATGATTACCTCGATAAATATCCTAATCTGAAAACATGGATGGGCGATCTGAACATGCTTCGCTCCGATGACGGCAAGCTGTATATGTTCCCGAACTGGTATTCATCCAATCCGTACGGTAACGCAGGTTACGTAGTTAACAAGAAGATCTACAAAGAGCTAGGCGAGCCGCCGCTTGAAACAACAGATGATTTATATAACTACTTGGTAAAGGTTAAAGAGAAGTATGGTAGCGAAATTGTTCCGTTCGAACCGCACCGTGCGCAGGAAAGACAGGGGCTCGGCGTGCTGTACACCGCATTCGGAGAAGGTGCGAGCTACACTAACCTTAACGCTAGTTTGCTTGCAGTTCCAAAGGACGGGAAGCTGACGCCTCTGCTAACGGATCCGGTATTCCGCGAGGCACAGAAATACATTGCTAAGCTATACAGAGAGAAGCTTATTTCTCAAGATGCCTTCAGCCAAACCGAGGATCAGATTTTAGAGAAAGTCATGACAGGACGAGTGGCCGTATTTGCAGGAGCTAGTCCAACTACGATGGCGGGCGAGGCGCAGCCGGAATTGACCAAGAATGATCCGGATAGCGGATATTTCATGATCTGGCCGATTCATAAGCCAGGTTTGGATAAGAATAAAATCTATCCGGGTACTTACACCAGTTTCGGATGGAATGCTGCTTATATTACAACAGCTGCCGAAGACCCTGAAGCGATCTTCGCATTCCTTGACTGGTATACAGGTCCTGAAGGAATGAATATTCAATACTTCGGACCAGAGGGCAAGAACTGGGATGGATTCGATGAGGAGGGCAAGCCGAACTTCACGGAAAACTATGACCCGGCTGAAGTAGCGGAAATCCAATCCAAGAATGAACCTGTTATGTTCGTTGGGAATACGAGTTATATTGACCCTGCCAAATACAAGTACATGGAGAAGCTTCCTTTCGAAGAGCAGGATTGGAGAACGCGTTACCAACAGACGATTACATGGCCTACGCAGTTAAACGTCACGGAATTTGCGAACCTGAATCCGGCTCCAGATTCAGATGAAGGGATTATCAAAACATCGGTAGACGAATTGTTCCTCGAAATCTATGCCAAATCGGTTATGGCGAAGAGCGATGAAGAAGTTGACAAAGTTCTTGATCAAGGCCATAAAGATTTGATGGATCTGGGCTACGATCAGCTATTAGAATGGCGTACGGCCAAATGGCAGGAGAACGTAGCTAAGCTGAACGGCAACTAA
- a CDS encoding carbohydrate ABC transporter permease codes for MLKRISFSDKVTLIVIYVFLSLLAFSALYPFWNAVAVSFNVGVDTAKGGITFWPREFTTENYNIILQDDRLLNGFFISVSRTIVGTATSIFMTALLAFGMTRSYLIGRKYYTLFFIFTLYFGGGLIPTYLLIRSLGLMDSFLVFIIPSLISVWNMIIFRTFFKGLPAGLEESANIDGCSNWGTFFRIILPLSGPVIATLALLTAVGHWNDWFLPSIYITNDNLLPIQTILRQTLNANIVTGSSSVLDSASTALLENARQITSKSLTMAMMIVVTLPIILVYPFVQKYFVKGVLVGSLKE; via the coding sequence ATGTTAAAAAGAATTAGCTTCAGTGACAAGGTTACGCTTATCGTGATATACGTCTTTCTCAGTTTGCTGGCCTTCTCGGCGCTCTACCCGTTCTGGAATGCAGTTGCGGTTTCCTTCAACGTAGGCGTAGACACCGCAAAAGGCGGAATCACCTTCTGGCCAAGAGAGTTCACAACCGAAAATTACAATATCATACTCCAAGATGATCGACTGCTTAACGGATTCTTTATATCCGTAAGCCGTACCATAGTCGGAACGGCAACCTCCATATTCATGACAGCGCTCCTGGCATTCGGGATGACCCGTTCGTATCTGATCGGACGCAAATATTACACATTGTTCTTTATATTTACCCTCTACTTTGGTGGAGGATTGATTCCAACGTATCTCCTCATCCGCTCCTTGGGACTGATGGATAGCTTTCTAGTATTTATTATTCCATCCCTCATCAGTGTGTGGAACATGATCATATTCCGAACCTTCTTTAAAGGCCTTCCCGCCGGCTTGGAGGAATCGGCCAATATCGATGGCTGCAGCAATTGGGGCACTTTCTTCCGGATTATCCTCCCCTTGTCCGGGCCGGTTATCGCTACGCTGGCTTTGCTGACTGCCGTTGGGCACTGGAACGACTGGTTCCTGCCGAGCATTTACATCACCAACGATAATTTGCTCCCGATCCAGACCATTCTTCGGCAAACCTTGAATGCCAATATTGTAACCGGTTCAAGCTCCGTACTCGATAGTGCTTCGACGGCGCTGTTGGAGAATGCGAGACAGATTACGTCCAAGTCGCTCACGATGGCGATGATGATCGTTGTGACGCTACCGATCATTCTGGTGTATCCCTTTGTCCAAAAATATTTTGTCAAAGGCGTGCTGGTAGGCTCACTGAAAGAGTAG
- a CDS encoding MFS transporter, producing the protein MKWLEQYPKEVKGFLVASLVASAGGSLMWPLTTMYVFDELGRSMQDAGFVILIQSMGGIAGQLLGGALYHRVGVKKLIVGSLLLNALGLFTLPFINGLWGLFIAMMGFIGFCNAVSMPAIQAFIGFRFADRRGELFNVIYVANNIGVALGTAMSGFLAEISYHLSFVLNGVTSFGFAIFFLSYLTKLGGTSASDGSHHPQPKSPLPAGPGAWALLGNTRIYLFMGLGSLFLWFGNSIWNTGVSPFIISEGMSKTAYGYLWTLNGILIFAAQPLTNAIKRWAARTESSQMTASALFYLAAYVVIVAMHSYPGMILAMVLATLGEMLISPAIPAFISERAGQAAPFYIGVTGGMGAAGRVIGPYIMGTMYDGGGLTPVAWLAAGVAVLSFLSFAVHARLSRDRGLGHDRHDKRERQLNA; encoded by the coding sequence ATGAAATGGTTGGAGCAGTACCCTAAGGAAGTAAAAGGTTTTCTTGTTGCAAGTCTCGTTGCCTCCGCAGGCGGCTCCTTGATGTGGCCGCTGACAACGATGTACGTATTCGACGAGCTGGGACGCAGCATGCAGGATGCTGGCTTTGTCATCTTGATTCAGTCCATGGGGGGCATCGCGGGTCAGCTCCTTGGCGGCGCGTTATATCACCGGGTCGGGGTGAAGAAGCTGATCGTGGGCTCGCTCCTGCTGAACGCCCTCGGATTGTTCACCCTTCCGTTCATTAACGGATTATGGGGCTTGTTCATCGCGATGATGGGCTTCATCGGATTCTGCAACGCCGTATCGATGCCGGCCATCCAGGCCTTTATCGGCTTCCGGTTCGCCGATCGGCGGGGCGAATTGTTTAACGTCATCTATGTTGCCAATAATATCGGCGTAGCCTTGGGAACGGCCATGAGCGGGTTCCTGGCGGAGATATCGTATCATTTAAGCTTTGTCTTAAACGGCGTCACGTCTTTCGGCTTTGCGATTTTCTTCCTGTCTTACCTGACGAAGCTGGGCGGAACGAGCGCGTCCGACGGGTCGCATCATCCGCAGCCCAAGAGTCCGCTTCCGGCGGGGCCCGGCGCTTGGGCACTGCTTGGGAACACCCGCATCTATCTCTTTATGGGACTAGGCTCGCTGTTCCTATGGTTCGGCAATTCCATCTGGAACACGGGCGTGTCTCCGTTTATCATCTCGGAGGGGATGTCCAAGACGGCTTACGGTTATTTGTGGACGCTGAACGGGATCTTGATTTTCGCCGCGCAGCCGCTGACCAATGCCATCAAGCGATGGGCGGCCCGCACAGAGAGCAGTCAGATGACCGCGAGCGCCTTGTTCTATCTGGCGGCTTATGTTGTTATCGTGGCGATGCACAGCTATCCGGGCATGATCCTTGCGATGGTGCTGGCCACATTGGGCGAAATGCTGATTTCGCCAGCGATCCCGGCTTTTATTTCGGAACGTGCGGGACAAGCCGCTCCGTTCTATATCGGCGTGACCGGCGGCATGGGAGCCGCCGGCCGGGTGATCGGGCCTTATATCATGGGAACGATGTATGACGGCGGCGGACTGACCCCGGTGGCGTGGTTGGCCGCGGGAGTTGCCGTATTGTCATTCCTGTCGTTTGCGGTGCATGCCCGGCTTAGCAGGGACAGGGGGCTGGGCCACGACCGTCATGACAAGAGGGAACGCCAACTTAACGCTTAG
- a CDS encoding response regulator, translated as MYKVLLVDDEELDLEGMKRFIPWPDLGMTVVGSVNNALSACEIIKNEDIDILVSDVNMPYMSGLELARIALEHKPNMRIIFVSGYQEFSYVQQALLLKAYSYVLKPMNDRELVASLIKVKRDLDEEIKQREVEMAYQEMIPIVKSDFLIRLLEREESEESLTMMNFSYEFDQLKWPIRVAVMELDNVSWRQAGSLSSQREMARRFLQGIQETITDSGMLPYCKLSTKRVAILLEDNNATQTMRTLMDNVQQHLTTSMTTGIGEPVHTLNQLQLSYRQAVEAVEGKMFLGKGSIIKYEEVCAEPGMLDARMLDERMNVLLKAMEEYELVQICDELEKLFGSIRNLRSRFTVRNMSNYIIWKLEQYLSSRNEDLFDLLGMEIHHLDILMQFETVSDIRSWFIQHIFEISERLFEKSNSKDGKFIRSVIQMMKERMSENLTIKDIAQHFSFSPSHIGFLIKERSGNTFNELLVQLRMEKACELLKQPGLKVYEVADQVGYRYLPYFSRQFKEKFAMTPMEYRKRELG; from the coding sequence GTGTACAAGGTGCTGCTAGTGGATGATGAAGAGCTGGATCTTGAAGGAATGAAAAGGTTCATTCCTTGGCCTGATCTGGGTATGACCGTAGTGGGAAGCGTCAATAATGCGTTGTCGGCATGTGAAATTATCAAGAACGAGGATATCGATATATTGGTCAGCGACGTGAATATGCCCTATATGTCCGGCCTTGAGCTTGCGCGTATTGCGCTTGAACATAAACCTAACATGCGAATCATATTTGTCAGCGGATATCAGGAGTTCAGTTATGTGCAGCAAGCGCTCTTATTGAAAGCGTACAGTTATGTTCTCAAGCCGATGAATGATAGAGAGCTCGTCGCTTCGTTAATTAAGGTGAAACGGGATCTTGATGAAGAAATCAAGCAGCGCGAAGTGGAGATGGCCTATCAAGAGATGATTCCCATTGTCAAAAGCGATTTCCTTATACGTTTGCTTGAACGGGAAGAATCAGAAGAGTCGTTGACAATGATGAACTTTTCATATGAATTCGACCAGTTGAAGTGGCCGATTCGTGTCGCTGTCATGGAGCTCGATAATGTTTCTTGGCGCCAAGCAGGGAGTCTTTCTTCCCAGAGGGAAATGGCGAGGAGATTTCTGCAAGGTATTCAAGAGACAATTACGGATAGTGGCATGCTTCCATACTGTAAGCTGTCCACGAAACGAGTAGCGATACTGCTTGAGGACAATAACGCCACTCAAACGATGCGTACATTGATGGATAACGTTCAGCAGCATTTGACGACATCCATGACAACGGGGATTGGCGAACCCGTGCACACCTTGAATCAACTTCAGCTTTCATATAGGCAAGCTGTTGAAGCAGTGGAAGGCAAAATGTTTCTAGGCAAGGGAAGTATTATCAAGTACGAAGAGGTCTGTGCTGAGCCAGGAATGCTGGATGCCAGGATGCTTGATGAACGTATGAACGTCCTCTTAAAGGCGATGGAGGAATACGAGCTGGTCCAAATCTGTGATGAGCTAGAGAAGTTATTCGGTTCGATAAGGAATCTGCGCTCCCGATTTACCGTACGCAATATGTCGAACTATATTATATGGAAGCTCGAGCAATATTTAAGCAGTCGAAATGAAGATTTGTTTGACCTGTTAGGCATGGAGATTCATCATCTGGATATTTTGATGCAATTCGAAACCGTCAGTGATATTCGTTCTTGGTTTATACAGCATATTTTCGAGATTTCCGAACGATTATTCGAGAAATCCAACTCAAAAGACGGCAAATTCATCCGCAGCGTTATCCAAATGATGAAAGAACGAATGAGTGAGAATCTAACGATAAAGGATATTGCACAACATTTTTCTTTTTCGCCGAGCCATATCGGATTTTTGATTAAAGAGAGGTCGGGAAATACGTTTAATGAACTGCTTGTACAACTGCGTATGGAAAAAGCATGCGAATTGCTGAAACAGCCGGGCCTCAAAGTCTATGAAGTCGCCGATCAGGTAGGTTACCGCTATCTCCCATACTTCAGCCGACAATTCAAAGAAAAATTCGCGATGACACCCATGGAATATCGAAAGAGAGAATTGGGATGA
- a CDS encoding sensor histidine kinase: protein MNHRWIPSSRPNDKKLGYIPIGYKLMLTFTLFILLLVSVNFYISHSMYDETMRKQTRVNIQGTLKQIRDNVAYKVDDIVQTSATLYDDPTLVQSVRRNLSGTENHTRMNNVILPKLESAAKAVGLNLRLSVYFHNQTVYEKYKNWDSERNKDFNEQTYDIYHMNRILGEFWYFILPEEKYNATMMWKQVEEDERDGRISMIRRMVDMNNPLEIKEVGIMRFSVRLSQLFDSVDYTKLGDGSMLSVLDPFGNVVFTSGQFVEDSSQTSVKANHDADVAAYDKNNYLIIEEDLPQKNWKIVAEVPLNIIEQEAKRVRTVLIVICIICVVLFTYMGYVISQSFSKRIMKIVGVLNAFREGDLHKRITYRGKGEFSQIANALNAMGEDIEALIKEVYLTQLQKKEAELEMLQSQINPHFLYNTLSSINQLAKFGETEKLQDMVVQLAQFYRLTLNSGRILIPIASEIEQANAYLDIQKVKYGQRMEVTFDIDTNIWPYETIKLILQPFIENVLKHAWSGDRIHIRISVHKEGDDILYRIIDDGLGMKQERIQEIFDPRDNSHTGCGIRNIDQRVKLHYGSEYGVSIFSKVGIGTSVQIRIPARERNANPDKRGG, encoded by the coding sequence ATGAACCATCGCTGGATCCCATCGTCCAGACCAAACGACAAGAAGCTGGGGTATATACCGATCGGCTACAAGCTCATGCTGACCTTCACGTTATTTATCCTGTTATTGGTTTCCGTGAACTTTTATATTTCTCACTCGATGTATGATGAGACCATGCGCAAACAGACCCGGGTAAACATCCAGGGAACGCTCAAGCAGATCCGAGATAATGTAGCCTATAAAGTAGATGATATCGTCCAGACTTCGGCGACATTGTACGATGATCCTACATTAGTTCAGAGCGTTCGCAGGAATTTATCGGGTACGGAGAATCATACCCGCATGAACAATGTCATTCTCCCGAAGTTAGAGAGCGCAGCGAAGGCGGTAGGCCTTAACTTAAGGCTATCCGTCTATTTTCATAATCAAACGGTGTACGAGAAGTATAAAAATTGGGACAGCGAAAGAAATAAAGATTTCAACGAACAAACCTATGACATTTACCACATGAACCGAATTCTAGGTGAGTTTTGGTACTTCATACTGCCGGAAGAGAAATACAATGCAACGATGATGTGGAAGCAGGTAGAAGAGGATGAGCGGGATGGACGGATCTCGATGATTCGACGCATGGTGGATATGAATAATCCGCTCGAGATCAAAGAGGTGGGAATCATGCGGTTCAGTGTTCGTTTGTCACAACTGTTCGATAGCGTGGATTACACGAAGCTCGGCGACGGAAGTATGTTATCGGTGCTGGATCCCTTCGGGAATGTGGTGTTTACTTCCGGCCAATTTGTTGAAGACAGCAGCCAAACCTCCGTCAAGGCAAATCATGATGCGGATGTAGCAGCATATGATAAGAACAATTATTTGATCATCGAAGAAGATTTGCCACAGAAGAATTGGAAGATTGTTGCTGAGGTTCCGCTTAACATTATTGAACAGGAAGCGAAGAGGGTACGAACCGTTTTGATTGTGATTTGTATCATCTGCGTCGTGTTGTTTACATATATGGGGTATGTTATCTCCCAGTCCTTCTCTAAGCGGATCATGAAGATTGTAGGGGTACTCAATGCATTTAGGGAAGGCGATTTGCATAAACGGATCACGTACCGGGGAAAAGGGGAGTTCTCTCAAATTGCGAATGCCTTGAATGCGATGGGCGAGGATATCGAAGCGTTAATAAAAGAAGTGTATTTGACCCAACTTCAAAAAAAGGAAGCGGAGCTTGAAATGCTGCAATCGCAGATCAACCCTCATTTCTTATACAATACGCTATCATCTATAAATCAGCTTGCAAAATTCGGGGAAACGGAGAAGCTCCAGGATATGGTTGTGCAACTGGCACAATTTTATCGGCTTACATTAAATTCAGGAAGAATATTGATACCCATAGCATCCGAGATTGAGCAGGCCAATGCGTATCTGGACATCCAGAAGGTAAAATATGGCCAGCGCATGGAAGTCACTTTTGATATCGATACGAATATATGGCCTTACGAGACCATTAAGCTGATCCTCCAGCCCTTTATTGAGAATGTGCTGAAGCATGCTTGGAGTGGAGATCGCATTCATATTCGGATTTCGGTTCACAAGGAAGGCGACGATATTCTGTACCGGATCATAGATGATGGTCTAGGCATGAAGCAGGAGCGAATACAGGAGATATTCGATCCCCGGGATAACAGCCATACCGGCTGCGGCATCCGCAACATTGACCAGCGGGTGAAGCTGCATTACGGGAGCGAGTACGGCGTGTCCATCTTCAGCAAAGTCGGAATCGGGACCTCGGTTCAAATACGCATACCTGCAAGAGAGAGAAATGCTAACCCGGATAAGAGAGGGGGATAG
- a CDS encoding carbohydrate ABC transporter permease, translating into MAAKRIEKTVMTVLLIAGGLLMMIPFIWMITSSFKPENEFTAVPPTLLPKEFTMKNYVDLFTKLDFMVYLKNTLIIVFWSFVGLFLNALAGYAFAKFEFPGNKKLFYLVLATMMIPGQVTMIPVYLLINAMGLTNTMAGIVLPGLVGAFGIFLFRQFMSTIPTDLIEASRLDGAGELRIFFRLIVPITKPVFAVQGILAFIGAWNSFLWPLIMANDQKLYTLSVGLQLLKGQHGSDFGLQMAGAAFMVVPIIIVFSFFQKHIIEGYTISGMK; encoded by the coding sequence ATGGCAGCGAAAAGAATAGAAAAGACGGTCATGACGGTGCTGCTCATTGCAGGGGGACTGCTGATGATGATCCCGTTTATCTGGATGATCACGTCCTCGTTCAAGCCGGAGAATGAATTTACGGCGGTTCCGCCGACGTTATTGCCCAAAGAATTTACCATGAAAAATTATGTGGATTTATTTACGAAGCTGGACTTTATGGTCTACCTCAAAAATACGCTTATTATTGTGTTCTGGTCATTTGTGGGTCTGTTCCTCAACGCGCTTGCAGGATATGCATTCGCCAAGTTTGAGTTTCCGGGCAACAAAAAATTGTTCTATCTCGTGCTCGCCACGATGATGATTCCGGGACAGGTGACGATGATTCCGGTGTATCTGCTGATTAACGCCATGGGCTTGACCAATACGATGGCGGGTATCGTGCTCCCCGGCTTGGTCGGCGCTTTCGGTATTTTCCTGTTCCGTCAGTTCATGTCGACGATCCCGACGGATCTGATCGAGGCATCAAGGCTGGATGGCGCGGGAGAACTGCGGATTTTCTTCCGTTTGATCGTTCCGATCACGAAGCCGGTATTTGCGGTGCAGGGGATTTTGGCCTTCATCGGCGCTTGGAACAGCTTCCTGTGGCCACTCATCATGGCTAACGACCAGAAACTTTATACGCTTTCGGTAGGTTTGCAGCTTCTGAAAGGACAGCATGGATCCGATTTCGGTCTGCAAATGGCAGGTGCTGCATTTATGGTTGTTCCGATCATCATCGTATTTTCTTTCTTCCAAAAACATATTATTGAAGGATATACGATCTCTGGCATGAAATAA
- a CDS encoding sugar ABC transporter substrate-binding protein, producing MRKKSILWTLAALLVFSVVLAGCSGGSEKADGGSEGGGKKELKVWLMGDETDETLIKQYEEKNPGVKVSVQSIPWGSAHDKLLTAVASKSGPDVVQMGTTWIPEFAQAGALLDLTPYLEQYPNLKPENYFDGAVQTMSYDDKVVGIPWYVETRVLFYRTDILAEVGYPEGPKTWDEMKDAGQKLAARGNGNYAITIDAKDMNYLSMFAWQNGSAMIDENRKPHFNEPEFMGAMEYLKSFYDTGMTPLASDLDLFAAFKDGQFPMFISGPWMIQGVKDKAPEIEGKWATTTLPAKENNASFLGGANMSVFSSTKNADEAVKFISFMSEQESQLTNYDVSKNLPAIKSAWEDKRFEDPIFATFGKQLENARPVPFIKEWDAVSQEAIGAFERITVGGADIKTEMDQLNAKATEILSK from the coding sequence ATGAGAAAAAAATCAATATTGTGGACGTTGGCAGCATTGCTGGTGTTCTCGGTCGTATTAGCCGGATGCTCGGGCGGGTCTGAGAAAGCAGACGGAGGCAGCGAAGGCGGTGGCAAGAAGGAACTGAAAGTCTGGTTGATGGGTGACGAAACGGACGAAACCTTGATTAAGCAATACGAAGAGAAGAATCCCGGCGTAAAGGTAAGCGTTCAATCCATTCCTTGGGGAAGCGCGCATGACAAGCTGTTGACGGCGGTTGCTTCGAAGAGCGGCCCGGACGTCGTGCAGATGGGTACAACCTGGATCCCTGAATTCGCGCAAGCCGGCGCTTTGCTTGACTTGACGCCGTACCTTGAGCAATATCCGAATTTGAAGCCGGAGAATTATTTCGACGGTGCCGTTCAAACGATGAGTTACGACGACAAGGTTGTCGGCATTCCGTGGTACGTGGAAACACGCGTATTGTTCTACCGTACCGATATTCTTGCTGAAGTAGGCTATCCTGAAGGTCCTAAGACTTGGGATGAGATGAAGGATGCCGGCCAGAAACTGGCAGCCAGAGGCAATGGCAATTACGCGATCACCATCGATGCCAAAGATATGAACTACCTGTCCATGTTTGCTTGGCAGAATGGAAGCGCTATGATCGACGAGAACCGCAAGCCTCATTTCAACGAGCCGGAATTCATGGGAGCCATGGAATACCTGAAGAGCTTCTACGACACAGGCATGACGCCGCTTGCGAGCGATTTGGATCTGTTTGCCGCATTTAAGGACGGACAGTTCCCGATGTTCATCAGCGGTCCTTGGATGATTCAAGGCGTGAAGGATAAAGCGCCTGAGATTGAGGGTAAATGGGCAACCACAACCCTTCCTGCAAAAGAAAACAACGCATCGTTCCTTGGCGGAGCTAACATGTCCGTATTCAGCAGCACCAAAAATGCAGATGAAGCCGTTAAATTCATCTCCTTCATGAGCGAACAAGAATCGCAGCTGACCAACTACGATGTATCCAAAAACTTGCCTGCGATTAAGAGCGCATGGGAAGACAAACGCTTTGAAGATCCGATCTTCGCTACATTCGGAAAACAGCTTGAGAACGCCAGACCTGTTCCGTTCATCAAAGAGTGGGATGCGGTTTCCCAAGAAGCCATCGGTGCCTTTGAAAGAATCACGGTGGGCGGTGCGGACATCAAGACCGAAATGGATCAGTTGAACGCGAAGGCTACCGAAATTCTATCCAAATAA
- a CDS encoding carbohydrate ABC transporter permease — protein sequence MTLQNFIKRFNRYKYPYMFIAPALVLLLTFSIIPIIIALVISFTNIDLAGLANYSNIEAVGFDNFMNVFKDPVFLKSMFNTMFYVIIGVPLVVMLAMGAALLLNYGTGWLFKTFRVVYYMPSITNIVAVAVVWGYLYNSHYGLFNHMLSWFGIPAQQWLNDPTLAKLSLILLAVWKSIGLNMIIFLAALQGIPRSYYEAAEIDGASKWKKLLYITVPLLSFATFFVTITTLIGWIQFFEEPLVMTKGGPLNSTMSMALFIYNNGFQLSNFGYAAAGSFVLFFIIIVVTIAQFAVKKKDVEY from the coding sequence ATGACATTGCAGAACTTTATCAAGCGCTTTAACCGCTATAAGTACCCTTATATGTTTATTGCGCCCGCGCTGGTGCTGCTTCTGACGTTCTCAATCATTCCGATCATCATTGCGCTTGTCATCAGCTTCACGAACATCGACCTGGCGGGTCTCGCCAATTACTCCAATATTGAAGCCGTCGGCTTCGATAACTTCATGAATGTATTTAAAGATCCGGTTTTCCTGAAATCCATGTTTAACACCATGTTCTATGTTATTATCGGAGTTCCGCTTGTCGTTATGCTTGCCATGGGCGCTGCATTGCTGCTTAACTATGGCACGGGATGGCTGTTCAAGACATTCCGCGTTGTTTATTACATGCCTTCCATTACGAATATTGTGGCGGTCGCGGTTGTTTGGGGTTACCTCTATAACAGCCATTATGGCCTCTTTAACCATATGTTATCCTGGTTTGGTATTCCCGCGCAGCAGTGGCTGAATGATCCCACGCTTGCCAAGTTATCGCTGATCCTTCTGGCTGTATGGAAATCGATCGGTCTTAACATGATTATATTCCTTGCTGCCCTCCAGGGCATTCCGCGTTCCTATTATGAAGCGGCGGAGATCGATGGAGCGAGCAAGTGGAAGAAGCTGTTGTACATCACCGTTCCGCTGCTGAGCTTTGCGACCTTCTTTGTCACGATTACGACGCTGATCGGCTGGATTCAGTTCTTCGAAGAGCCGCTGGTGATGACCAAGGGCGGACCGCTGAATTCCACGATGTCGATGGCCCTCTTCATATACAACAATGGCTTCCAGCTCAGTAATTTCGGTTATGCGGCCGCAGGATCGTTTGTGCTCTTCTTCATTATCATTGTTGTGACGATCGCGCAATTCGCAGTCAAGAAAAAAGATGTCGAGTATTAA